A single Klebsiella variicola DNA region contains:
- the ulaG gene encoding L-ascorbate 6-phosphate lactonase encodes MSKVQTITRESWILNTFPEWGSWLNEEIEQEQVAPGTFAMWWLGCTGIWLKSEGGANVCVDFWCGTGKQSHGNPLMKTGHQMQRMAGVKKLQPNLRTTPFVLDPFAIRQIDAVLATHDHNDHIDVNVAAAVMQNCPADVPFIGPKTCVDLWIGWGVPKARCIVMKPGDVVKIKDIEIHALDAFDRTALITLPADQKAAGVLPDGMDQRAVNYLFKTPGGNLYHSGDSHYSNYYAKHGNEHQIDVALGSYGENPRGITDKMTSADILRMAESLNAKVVIPFHHDIWSNFQADPQEIRVLWEMKKDRLKYGFKPFIWQVGGKFTWPLDKDNFEYHYPRGFDDCFTIEPDLPFKSFL; translated from the coding sequence ATGAGTAAAGTCCAAACCATCACCCGAGAATCATGGATCCTGAACACTTTTCCGGAATGGGGTAGCTGGCTGAATGAAGAGATTGAACAAGAGCAGGTTGCGCCAGGCACCTTCGCCATGTGGTGGCTGGGCTGTACCGGCATCTGGTTAAAATCCGAGGGTGGGGCTAACGTCTGCGTCGATTTCTGGTGCGGCACCGGTAAACAGAGCCACGGCAATCCGCTGATGAAAACCGGCCATCAAATGCAGCGGATGGCGGGGGTGAAGAAACTGCAGCCGAACCTGCGCACCACCCCGTTCGTGCTCGATCCGTTCGCCATTCGCCAGATTGACGCAGTACTGGCGACCCATGATCATAACGATCATATTGACGTCAACGTCGCCGCCGCCGTGATGCAGAACTGCCCGGCCGATGTGCCCTTTATTGGGCCGAAAACCTGTGTCGACCTGTGGATCGGCTGGGGCGTACCGAAAGCGCGCTGTATCGTCATGAAGCCCGGTGATGTGGTGAAGATCAAAGACATTGAGATCCACGCGCTCGACGCGTTTGATCGCACAGCGCTGATCACCCTCCCGGCGGATCAAAAAGCCGCCGGCGTGCTGCCGGACGGCATGGACCAGCGCGCAGTCAACTATCTGTTTAAAACGCCGGGCGGCAATCTCTACCACAGCGGCGATTCCCACTACTCCAACTACTACGCGAAGCACGGCAACGAGCATCAAATTGACGTCGCCCTCGGCTCGTATGGCGAGAACCCGCGCGGCATCACCGACAAAATGACCAGCGCCGATATCCTGCGTATGGCGGAGTCGCTCAACGCCAAAGTGGTGATCCCGTTCCACCATGATATCTGGTCAAACTTTCAGGCCGATCCGCAGGAGATCCGCGTCCTGTGGGAGATGAAAAAGGATCGTCTGAAGTACGGCTTCAAGCCGTTTATCTGGCAGGTCGGCGGCAAATTTACCTGGCCGCTGGATAAAGACAATTTCGAATATCACTACCCGCGCGGCTTCGATGACTGCTTCACCATTGAGCCGGACCTGCCGTTCAAATCCTTCCTGTAA
- the ulaR gene encoding HTH-type transcriptional regulator UlaR codes for MTEAQRHQILLDLLAQTGFVTVEQVMSRLGISPATARRDINKLDESGKLKKVRNGAEAISEQRPRWTPMNIHQAQNLDEKVRIARAASQLIAPGESIVINCGSTAFLLGRELCGKPVQIITNYLPLANYLIDQEHDSVIIMGGQYNRSHAITLSPHGSENSLYAGHWMFTSGKGLTAEGLYKTDMLTAMAEQKMLNVVGKLAVLVDSSKVGERAGMLFSQAGQIDVVITGKQADAAILKQLEDQGVSVIRV; via the coding sequence ATGACGGAAGCGCAAAGGCACCAAATTCTGCTGGATCTGCTCGCCCAAACGGGGTTTGTTACCGTAGAGCAGGTGATGTCGCGGCTCGGGATCTCACCCGCAACCGCCCGACGTGATATCAACAAGCTGGATGAAAGCGGCAAACTGAAAAAGGTTCGCAATGGCGCGGAAGCCATTAGTGAGCAGCGCCCCCGCTGGACGCCGATGAATATCCATCAGGCGCAAAACCTGGATGAAAAAGTGCGTATCGCACGCGCCGCTTCGCAGCTGATCGCGCCGGGGGAAAGTATCGTCATTAACTGCGGCTCCACCGCCTTTCTGCTGGGGCGGGAACTGTGCGGTAAACCGGTGCAGATCATCACCAACTATCTGCCGCTGGCTAATTACCTGATCGACCAGGAGCACGACAGCGTGATTATCATGGGTGGACAGTACAACCGCAGCCACGCCATCACACTCAGCCCCCACGGTAGCGAAAACAGCCTGTATGCCGGGCACTGGATGTTCACCAGCGGCAAAGGACTCACCGCCGAAGGGCTCTACAAAACCGATATGTTGACCGCCATGGCCGAGCAGAAAATGCTCAACGTGGTCGGCAAACTGGCGGTGCTGGTCGACAGCAGCAAGGTCGGCGAGCGCGCCGGGATGTTATTCAGCCAGGCCGGGCAAATTGACGTGGTGATCACCGGGAAACAGGCTGATGCCGCAATCCTCAAACAGCTTGAGGATCAGGGCGTCAGCGTGATCCGCGTTTAA
- the yjfP gene encoding esterase, protein MIALEMRNLGGGEILHACPQESLDKPLPCIVFYHGFTSSKLVYSYFAVALAEAGFRVIMPDAPEHGARYQGDEAGRMQRFWPILQQNFREFPALREAIIAEGWLEGERLAVAGASMGGMTALGIMTHHPELNSVACLMGSGYFRSLSQTLFPSPGFDADSLREWDVSHQLASLARRPLLLWHGDADDVVPPEETFRLEQALRQGDLAARLTCLWQKGVRHRITPEALAATVAFFRQHL, encoded by the coding sequence ATGATTGCACTAGAAATGCGCAACCTCGGCGGCGGTGAAATTTTGCATGCCTGCCCGCAGGAGAGTCTGGATAAACCCTTGCCCTGTATCGTCTTTTATCATGGCTTTACCTCCTCGAAGCTGGTTTACAGCTACTTTGCGGTGGCGTTGGCCGAGGCGGGCTTCCGGGTGATCATGCCGGATGCGCCGGAGCATGGGGCGCGTTATCAGGGCGACGAAGCCGGGCGGATGCAGCGCTTCTGGCCGATCCTGCAGCAGAATTTCAGGGAGTTTCCCGCGTTGCGCGAGGCGATTATCGCCGAGGGATGGCTGGAGGGAGAGCGGCTGGCGGTGGCTGGCGCCTCGATGGGAGGGATGACGGCGCTGGGCATCATGACGCACCATCCCGAACTGAACAGCGTCGCTTGTCTGATGGGGTCGGGCTATTTTCGTTCGCTGTCGCAAACCCTGTTTCCCTCGCCTGGCTTTGATGCTGACAGTCTCCGCGAATGGGATGTCAGCCATCAGCTGGCGTCCCTTGCCCGGCGACCGCTGTTGCTCTGGCATGGGGACGCTGACGATGTGGTGCCGCCGGAAGAGACCTTCCGTCTTGAGCAGGCGCTGCGGCAAGGCGATCTTGCCGCCAGGCTGACCTGCCTCTGGCAAAAGGGCGTCCGCCATCGTATTACGCCAGAGGCGCTGGCCGCGACGGTCGCCTTTTTCCGCCAGCATCTTTAA
- the bsmA gene encoding biofilm peroxide resistance protein BsmA has product MVMRRFSPWLLAIVLSGCSALQGTPEAPPPATAHPQEIQRNQTAGLQKMATVSVLMYGSPMDVEAALKAKAEAAKADYYVIIMIDDTMVPGQWYSQAILYRR; this is encoded by the coding sequence ATGGTTATGCGCAGGTTTTCACCGTGGTTACTGGCTATCGTCCTCAGCGGGTGTAGTGCCCTGCAGGGAACGCCGGAAGCCCCGCCGCCCGCCACCGCCCATCCGCAGGAGATCCAGCGTAACCAGACGGCTGGCCTGCAGAAAATGGCCACGGTGAGTGTGCTGATGTACGGTTCGCCGATGGATGTCGAAGCGGCGCTGAAGGCCAAAGCAGAAGCGGCCAAAGCCGATTACTACGTCATCATCATGATCGATGACACCATGGTACCCGGCCAGTGGTATTCGCAGGCGATCCTCTATCGTCGATGA
- the yjfN gene encoding DUF1471 family protease activator YjfN gives MKRSFTLPSLLFTAATANTSAQSAEFASADCVTGLNEIGLISVTNLSGSQQDVEHAIARKADEQGASWYRIIQMYEEQQPDSWRVQAILYA, from the coding sequence ATGAAACGATCTTTTACCCTACCCAGCCTGCTGTTTACCGCTGCGACGGCCAATACGTCCGCGCAGTCAGCCGAATTCGCCAGCGCGGATTGCGTCACTGGCCTGAATGAAATCGGTCTGATCTCCGTCACTAATCTTTCCGGCAGCCAACAGGATGTGGAGCACGCCATTGCCCGCAAAGCGGACGAGCAAGGCGCCTCCTGGTATCGCATTATTCAGATGTACGAAGAACAACAGCCGGACAGCTGGCGCGTTCAGGCCATTCTCTACGCCTGA